One stretch of Paenibacillus sp. FSL R5-0341 DNA includes these proteins:
- a CDS encoding class I SAM-dependent methyltransferase translates to MQDIRRNNVERFKGFGTLYDENRPAAPTEVVDILTTYLGSTPRMVADVGCGTGLSSWIWLNEAERIIGFEPSDDMRSVAESKWESAGKPDNLRFVSGLSHDLGLPDGSVDVLTCSQSFHWMEPQPTLREFARVLRTGCIFAAYDCDWPPMLDWQLEQAYMLLNTEADHRAASLAPQENQAHKWSKDGHLQQIQQSGLFRYVREIVFHHHETFTADRYVNLALSQGGLQTALKLGADDLLIAADDFRALANRVFDGESRKVLFSYRMRLGIV, encoded by the coding sequence ATGCAAGACATTAGACGCAACAATGTGGAACGTTTCAAAGGTTTCGGTACGTTATACGATGAGAATCGCCCAGCTGCTCCCACTGAAGTGGTGGATATTCTAACGACATATCTTGGCAGTACACCGCGTATGGTCGCAGATGTTGGCTGTGGCACCGGTTTATCATCGTGGATCTGGCTTAATGAGGCAGAACGCATCATTGGCTTTGAACCCAGCGATGACATGAGGTCTGTAGCGGAATCCAAGTGGGAATCTGCCGGCAAACCGGATAACCTCCGGTTCGTGTCCGGCTTGTCTCATGACCTCGGGCTCCCGGATGGTAGTGTGGATGTGTTGACCTGTTCGCAATCGTTTCACTGGATGGAGCCGCAACCCACACTGCGCGAGTTTGCACGTGTACTTCGTACAGGGTGCATATTTGCTGCCTACGACTGCGACTGGCCACCAATGCTGGACTGGCAACTGGAACAGGCCTATATGCTGCTGAATACGGAGGCAGATCATCGAGCAGCCAGTCTCGCCCCGCAAGAGAATCAGGCACACAAATGGAGCAAAGATGGGCATCTGCAGCAGATTCAGCAGTCCGGGCTATTCCGATATGTTCGGGAAATTGTGTTTCATCACCACGAGACATTCACAGCCGATCGTTACGTCAATCTGGCCTTGAGTCAAGGCGGCTTGCAAACGGCGTTGAAGCTCGGAGCGGATGATCTATTAATAGCTGCCGACGACTTTAGAGCGCTGGCTAATCGTGTATTTGACGGAGAATCAAGAAAAGTACTATTCTCGTATCGCATGCGCCTTGGTATTGTCTGA
- a CDS encoding XRE family transcriptional regulator, translated as MLKERIELLSKRKQISRKDLVEGLVTQAHFANILADRYPLPEDLAEAIAGRLGVSPSYILKAAAQDEETLERAEVVFEQMSVPASAISEDAVHALADRDDTLTVELTTALMKAVYYQQLNDATAHEYIHTSYLNFYLEKYGRPDDIDLPRPLAKALLFYKIQYYRSKMAFVDVLTHATRLSELALPGSEFWLSVQNIKMEAYIQVKQYEEAKQVFELTMRHVYDQRMFHRLSGLYVAYSGYCFAMGLVQEALSALTMAEANLVYAGNQGDLVTAIANNRIVMLTMTGELDQAQAEIERFESLLQQEPEETQQAMQPLIGVYRCEVALTRKNWGVLAQSVDQLLKCATTQDQQMSATFYQSHLALAHGDREVFMERALACLPYFESAQHVMRLEPLYEGMAVVSEDQRKYKEAAMYYRKLVYLLRKK; from the coding sequence ATGCTGAAAGAACGCATTGAACTGCTTAGCAAAAGAAAACAGATCTCTCGTAAAGACCTTGTGGAAGGTCTGGTCACGCAGGCCCACTTTGCCAATATCCTGGCTGATCGTTATCCTCTACCTGAGGACTTGGCAGAAGCCATCGCCGGGCGTCTTGGGGTATCCCCTTCCTATATTCTAAAAGCTGCGGCTCAGGACGAGGAAACACTCGAACGGGCAGAGGTTGTTTTCGAACAAATGTCTGTTCCAGCGTCGGCGATATCCGAAGATGCGGTGCATGCATTGGCAGATCGGGATGACACACTGACCGTCGAGCTGACAACGGCCTTGATGAAGGCGGTCTATTATCAGCAATTAAACGATGCAACGGCTCATGAGTATATACATACGTCCTATCTTAATTTTTACCTGGAGAAGTACGGTCGTCCGGATGATATTGATCTGCCGCGTCCGTTAGCCAAAGCACTTTTGTTCTATAAAATACAATATTATCGCTCCAAAATGGCCTTTGTGGATGTATTAACTCATGCAACCAGGCTCAGTGAGCTGGCGCTTCCTGGCAGTGAATTCTGGCTGTCTGTGCAAAATATCAAGATGGAAGCCTACATTCAGGTCAAACAGTATGAAGAGGCAAAACAGGTATTTGAGCTTACGATGCGTCATGTCTATGATCAGCGGATGTTCCACCGGTTGTCCGGGTTATATGTGGCATATAGTGGCTATTGTTTCGCAATGGGGCTGGTTCAGGAGGCACTCTCGGCATTAACCATGGCGGAGGCAAACCTTGTGTATGCCGGCAACCAGGGAGATTTGGTGACGGCAATTGCGAACAATCGGATTGTCATGCTGACAATGACAGGTGAACTGGATCAGGCACAGGCAGAGATTGAACGATTCGAGTCGCTATTGCAGCAGGAACCGGAAGAAACACAGCAGGCCATGCAGCCGCTCATCGGTGTGTATCGATGTGAAGTGGCTCTGACGCGGAAGAACTGGGGCGTGCTTGCGCAGAGTGTAGATCAACTTTTGAAATGTGCAACAACACAGGACCAGCAGATGAGCGCAACCTTCTACCAGAGCCATCTGGCTCTTGCACATGGAGATCGCGAGGTTTTCATGGAGCGGGCACTTGCGTGTCTGCCTTATTTTGAATCTGCGCAGCATGTCATGCGGCTTGAACCTTTATATGAGGGAATGGCTGTAGTGTCTGAGGATCAGCGGAAATACAAGGAAGCGGCGATGTATTATCGGAAGCTGGTATACCTGTTACGCAAAAAATAG
- the fabV gene encoding enoyl-ACP reductase FabV has protein sequence MIIKPRTRGFICTTSHPVGCAAQVQEQIDYVKSQPQLKGPRNVLVIGASTGYGLASRVVSAFGAGANTVGIYRPSSSTEKRTASAGWYNSAAFEKAAEEAGLKSYSITGDAFANETRDKAVELIRSELGQVDLVVYSVASARRTDPNTGEVFNSVLKPIGQSYTNKTVNFHTGEISSVTLEPANEEEIRQTVSVMGGDDWELWMDALQQGGVLADDATTIAFSYIGPELTHAIYRDGSIGQAKNHLEATAHKLNDRLSAKGGRAYLTVAKALVTQSSSAIPVVPLYISALYKVMKEKGLHEGCIEQLQRLFADRLYAGGEVPTDSAGRIRIDDWEMRADVQEEVAKLWNELTTENIYDLSDLEGYRREFFQLFGFETDGVDYEADVDPNVEMPHLVN, from the coding sequence ATGATTATTAAACCAAGAACACGTGGTTTTATTTGTACTACTTCCCATCCTGTAGGTTGCGCTGCGCAAGTGCAGGAACAGATTGATTATGTGAAATCCCAGCCACAGCTGAAAGGACCTCGTAATGTGCTCGTCATCGGTGCTTCCACCGGTTACGGACTGGCATCACGCGTTGTCTCTGCTTTTGGGGCGGGAGCGAATACGGTCGGCATTTATCGCCCAAGCAGCTCCACAGAGAAACGTACAGCGTCAGCAGGCTGGTACAACTCCGCCGCATTTGAAAAAGCCGCTGAGGAAGCAGGCCTGAAATCGTACAGCATCACAGGCGATGCATTCGCAAACGAAACAAGAGACAAAGCCGTTGAACTCATTCGCAGTGAACTCGGTCAAGTGGATCTGGTCGTATACAGCGTAGCTTCGGCACGTCGTACCGATCCAAACACGGGTGAAGTATTCAACTCTGTGCTGAAACCTATCGGACAATCCTACACGAACAAAACAGTAAACTTCCACACAGGCGAAATCAGCTCCGTTACACTGGAGCCAGCAAACGAAGAGGAAATTCGTCAGACGGTATCCGTTATGGGCGGAGACGATTGGGAACTGTGGATGGATGCCCTTCAACAAGGCGGCGTGCTTGCTGACGATGCAACAACGATCGCTTTCTCCTACATCGGTCCTGAGCTTACCCATGCCATTTATCGTGATGGTTCCATCGGTCAAGCCAAGAATCATCTGGAAGCGACTGCACACAAGCTGAATGATCGTCTAAGTGCAAAAGGTGGACGTGCGTACTTAACTGTAGCCAAGGCGCTAGTGACTCAATCCAGTTCTGCGATTCCAGTTGTGCCGCTGTACATCTCAGCATTGTACAAAGTCATGAAAGAAAAAGGCTTGCATGAAGGCTGCATCGAGCAATTGCAACGTCTGTTCGCTGATCGCTTGTATGCAGGAGGAGAAGTTCCAACCGATTCAGCAGGTCGCATTCGCATTGACGATTGGGAGATGAGAGCTGACGTTCAGGAAGAAGTGGCGAAGCTCTGGAATGAGTTGACCACAGAGAACATCTACGATCTGTCCGATCTGGAAGGTTACCGTCGCGAATTCTTCCAGCTGTTTGGTTTTGAAACCGATGGTGTGGATTATGAAGCAGATGTTGATCCAAACGTTGAAATGCCTCATCTGGTGAACTAA
- a CDS encoding crosslink repair DNA glycosylase YcaQ family protein, which produces MTTPLRISKVAVRRLLLHTQGLLARWPAEAGHSGPDQVMELIRSLGCVQIDPVSAVAGNQHLVLGARDPGYSPAYLHTLLSNHKVFEYFANAACVIPIEDYALFEPVRARMRERLAPSLQGLEGTVEHVMKRLAEEGPLPSKAFRAVERVSGYWDHPDTPKTKDTSLALNLLLDTAAIRVVARQGNERYFQITEPDLRREESTSREEQVMLNQHQALMDKYIDAYRVVDARDPRLGWLKSTAAERRAHIAARVSDGRMIPLKVEDVATPYYIRTEDEEMLLNLETARADYDPSGPVRFLPPLDNLLWRRERIVDLFDFHYKWEIYTPEVKRTYGYYAMPILHGDRLIGRMDPRLDRKTGVLTVRLLSMEETAPPLEEWITDFREGLQFFASMHGARSITIEKTIPKELKKLLKSI; this is translated from the coding sequence ATGACAACACCTCTACGTATAAGTAAAGTAGCTGTTCGACGTCTTTTGCTGCACACGCAAGGTTTACTGGCACGTTGGCCAGCGGAAGCGGGGCACTCCGGGCCGGATCAGGTCATGGAGCTAATTCGCAGTCTCGGTTGCGTGCAGATTGATCCGGTATCTGCGGTAGCCGGAAATCAGCATTTGGTGCTGGGTGCCCGTGATCCGGGATATAGCCCCGCGTATTTACATACATTGCTAAGTAATCACAAGGTATTTGAGTATTTTGCCAATGCGGCATGTGTGATTCCAATCGAAGACTATGCCCTCTTTGAACCTGTGCGTGCCAGAATGAGAGAACGTCTCGCACCATCCCTGCAAGGTTTGGAAGGTACCGTGGAGCATGTTATGAAACGTCTTGCTGAGGAAGGACCTTTGCCCTCCAAAGCATTTCGTGCAGTTGAGCGGGTCAGTGGGTATTGGGACCACCCGGATACACCTAAGACGAAGGACACAAGCCTGGCACTAAATCTTTTGTTGGATACAGCGGCTATTCGGGTAGTGGCAAGGCAAGGGAATGAACGATATTTTCAGATTACCGAACCGGATTTACGTAGGGAGGAGTCAACCTCAAGAGAAGAACAGGTTATGCTTAATCAGCATCAAGCGCTTATGGATAAATACATAGATGCCTATAGAGTGGTGGATGCCCGTGATCCCCGTCTGGGTTGGTTAAAATCTACAGCGGCTGAACGACGCGCCCATATTGCCGCCCGTGTGTCAGATGGGCGAATGATCCCACTTAAGGTGGAGGACGTAGCCACGCCATATTATATTCGTACAGAAGATGAAGAAATGCTGTTGAATTTGGAGACAGCCAGGGCCGACTATGATCCGTCTGGTCCGGTACGTTTCCTGCCGCCGCTGGATAACCTGTTATGGAGAAGAGAACGTATTGTCGATTTATTCGATTTTCATTATAAATGGGAGATATATACGCCAGAGGTGAAAAGAACCTACGGTTATTATGCTATGCCGATTCTTCACGGTGATCGGTTGATCGGACGTATGGACCCGCGACTTGATCGCAAAACGGGAGTGCTTACTGTTCGTTTGTTATCGATGGAAGAGACTGCTCCACCTCTGGAGGAATGGATCACGGATTTTCGGGAAGGGCTTCAATTCTTTGCGTCCATGCATGGAGCGCGTTCCATTACTATCGAGAAGACGATACCGAAAGAGCTGAAAAAGCTGCTTAAATCGATTTGA
- a CDS encoding NADH-dependent flavin oxidoreductase: MSKFNNLFEPFTFNKGITLKNRVVMSPMTTWSSNDDYTISDEEVAYYKKRVHGVGLVITGCTHVLPNGIGFTHEFAAYNDSFIPSLKKLADAAKSGGAPAILQLFHAGDKAIAELVPNGDVVSPSGVALTEAVSPRELTHEEILEIIHAFGETTRRAIEAGFDGVELHGAHGFLLQSFLSPFFNKRQDQWGGSLEKRLSFPIAVIREVKRAIEKYSTKPFILGYRISPEEHQQDALRMKDTYALIDKLIEENVDYVHGSLVQALMSKPKYNQDNKKTYLELIVEHANNRISVIAAGSLESPEDVSESLERGLSLAVIGRVLISDPEWIEKVQQGRESEIQNVIKSSKVSDLLLPAKLWGVIQNAGPWFKVEQ; this comes from the coding sequence ATGAGTAAATTTAATAACTTGTTTGAACCTTTTACATTCAATAAAGGGATTACCTTAAAGAATAGAGTGGTCATGTCTCCGATGACGACATGGTCAAGCAATGATGATTACACGATTTCCGATGAGGAAGTTGCATATTATAAAAAAAGAGTTCATGGTGTAGGTTTAGTTATCACTGGCTGTACTCATGTCCTACCCAATGGTATTGGATTTACACATGAATTCGCCGCATATAATGATTCATTTATCCCTAGTCTAAAAAAATTGGCTGATGCTGCTAAGAGTGGAGGAGCTCCAGCAATTCTTCAATTGTTCCATGCTGGAGATAAAGCGATTGCTGAATTAGTTCCTAATGGCGACGTGGTAAGTCCAAGCGGTGTTGCTCTGACTGAAGCAGTGTCCCCTAGAGAGCTTACCCATGAAGAAATTCTGGAAATTATTCATGCGTTCGGTGAAACTACAAGACGTGCAATTGAAGCTGGTTTTGATGGTGTTGAACTCCATGGAGCTCACGGTTTTTTACTTCAAAGCTTTTTATCTCCATTTTTCAACAAACGTCAAGATCAATGGGGTGGCTCACTGGAAAAACGTCTAAGTTTTCCAATAGCTGTTATTCGAGAGGTGAAAAGAGCTATTGAAAAATATTCGACAAAACCTTTTATTTTAGGTTACCGCATTTCCCCAGAAGAACATCAACAAGATGCCCTTAGAATGAAGGATACTTACGCACTGATTGATAAACTGATTGAAGAAAATGTTGATTATGTTCATGGTTCCTTGGTACAAGCCCTTATGTCAAAACCAAAATATAACCAAGATAACAAAAAAACGTATCTTGAGCTGATTGTTGAACATGCCAATAATCGAATTTCAGTCATTGCAGCGGGTTCCTTGGAAAGCCCAGAGGATGTCTCTGAAAGCTTGGAGAGAGGACTTTCGTTAGCAGTAATTGGGCGTGTATTAATCTCTGATCCAGAGTGGATTGAAAAAGTTCAACAAGGGAGAGAATCGGAAATTCAAAACGTGATTAAATCATCCAAAGTTAGTGATCTTTTGTTGCCAGCGAAACTATGGGGTGTCATACAAAATGCAGGTCCATGGTTTAAAGTTGAACAATAA
- a CDS encoding MerR family transcriptional regulator, which produces MKYVVENYNITAKTLRFYEEQGILPNISRDEKGNRVYTEQQIDWISFILCLKETGMPLSKIKEYKESYEMGNSTYLEREEMLKTHKIELQQKIEESLKHMEEINYKLAMYELQKDEVRKNPNHNFKCHGLEVNIVDTRGVESNIQNATTNR; this is translated from the coding sequence ATGAAATATGTGGTGGAGAATTATAATATAACTGCAAAGACACTTCGATTTTATGAAGAGCAAGGGATATTACCGAATATTTCGCGCGACGAAAAAGGCAATAGAGTCTATACCGAACAACAAATCGATTGGATTTCTTTTATTCTTTGTCTCAAAGAAACAGGAATGCCACTTTCTAAAATTAAAGAATACAAGGAATCTTATGAGATGGGGAACTCCACCTATTTAGAAAGAGAGGAAATGTTAAAGACACATAAAATTGAATTACAACAGAAAATCGAAGAAAGTTTGAAACATATGGAAGAAATAAATTATAAATTAGCTATGTATGAACTTCAAAAAGATGAGGTTAGGAAAAATCCTAACCACAATTTTAAATGTCACGGCCTTGAGGTGAATATTGTCGATACCAGGGGGGTTGAATCAAATATTCAGAATGCTACAACCAACAGATGA
- a CDS encoding restriction endonuclease, whose protein sequence is MNWSENMTLWVIGCIIVLLLLAWIIRRVIGRGQRIRSEANPRKITIKDIDKMEDGSEFELYLYHLFEELGYDEVHKTTSSRDFGADLVFVDRLGRRSVIQAKRYGANHPVGLSAVQEIYTSMRYYEADRSIVLTSARYTEACRTLAAVNGVKLLDREDLMELILLFKARRVEEALELIEEDDHEPIETWQSRRKRQSR, encoded by the coding sequence ATGAATTGGAGTGAAAATATGACCCTATGGGTCATTGGATGTATCATCGTATTGTTGTTGCTTGCTTGGATTATTCGGCGTGTTATCGGGCGCGGGCAGCGGATTCGAAGTGAAGCCAATCCCCGGAAGATTACGATAAAGGATATCGACAAGATGGAGGATGGTTCGGAGTTTGAATTATATCTCTATCATTTATTTGAAGAACTTGGGTATGACGAGGTTCATAAGACGACGAGCAGCCGGGATTTTGGGGCAGATCTGGTGTTTGTCGATAGACTCGGCAGACGAAGTGTGATACAAGCGAAGCGATATGGTGCGAACCATCCCGTAGGATTGAGTGCAGTGCAGGAGATCTATACATCGATGCGTTATTATGAAGCTGATCGGTCTATTGTATTGACGTCCGCCCGTTACACCGAAGCCTGTCGGACGCTTGCAGCAGTTAATGGAGTGAAGCTGCTGGACCGGGAAGACCTGATGGAGTTAATCCTGTTATTCAAAGCGAGAAGAGTGGAAGAAGCACTGGAACTGATCGAAGAAGATGATCACGAACCGATCGAGACGTGGCAATCCAGGCGAAAGCGGCAATCCCGCTAG